One genomic segment of Desulfuromonadales bacterium includes these proteins:
- the glpK gene encoding glycerol kinase GlpK: protein MMHFVLAIDQGTTGTTALLIDRDLVIRGKVTVEFPQHYPQPGWVEHDPEEIWFSVLQAIRRLLQETAVPASEIVAIGITNQRETTLLWERATGRPVGNAIVWQCRRSADICRELKEKGVEPRIREKTGLVLDPYFSGTKITWRLRQEAPLRRRAEAGELAFGTVDSFLVWRLTGGVRHVTDVSNASRTLLMDLRSLAWDDELLGLFEVPRPLLPDIRPSSQVYGHTKGLEILPDGIPVAGMAGDQQAALFGQACFAPGEAKCTYGTGAFLLENTGAEIVASKSGLLTTVAWQIGGEVSYALEGSAFIAGAAVQWLRDGLGLFQNSMDIEALAASVPDSGGLVFVPALTGLGAPHWKSEARGAILGITRGTTAAHLARATLEGIALQIGDLVAAMTVDLAKPPALLKVDGGAARNNLLMQLQADLIGLPVVRPQTVETTALGAAMLAGLAVGFWRTLDEIKASWREDRRFLQQRPQAWRRELLERWRRAVEKA from the coding sequence ATGATGCACTTCGTTCTCGCCATCGACCAAGGGACCACCGGCACCACCGCCCTGCTCATCGACCGCGACCTCGTCATCCGCGGCAAGGTGACCGTCGAATTCCCCCAGCACTATCCGCAGCCGGGCTGGGTGGAACACGACCCCGAGGAGATCTGGTTTTCGGTGCTGCAGGCGATCCGCAGGCTGCTGCAGGAAACGGCCGTGCCGGCATCGGAAATCGTCGCCATCGGCATCACCAACCAGCGGGAGACCACCCTGCTCTGGGAACGTGCCACCGGGCGCCCCGTCGGCAACGCCATCGTCTGGCAGTGCCGGCGCAGCGCCGACATCTGCCGCGAGCTGAAAGAGAAGGGAGTCGAGCCGCGCATCCGCGAGAAAACCGGCCTGGTGCTCGACCCCTACTTCTCCGGGACCAAGATCACCTGGCGCCTGCGGCAGGAGGCACCGCTGCGCCGGCGGGCCGAAGCCGGCGAACTCGCCTTCGGCACCGTCGACTCCTTCCTCGTCTGGCGGCTGACCGGCGGTGTACGCCACGTCACCGACGTCTCCAACGCCTCGCGGACCCTGCTCATGGATCTGCGCAGCCTCGCCTGGGACGACGAACTGCTCGGCCTGTTCGAAGTGCCTCGGCCGCTGCTGCCCGACATCCGCCCCTCCTCCCAGGTCTACGGCCACACCAAAGGGCTGGAGATCCTGCCAGACGGCATTCCGGTGGCCGGCATGGCCGGCGATCAGCAGGCGGCACTCTTCGGCCAGGCCTGCTTCGCCCCCGGGGAGGCGAAATGCACCTACGGCACCGGCGCCTTTCTGCTCGAGAACACCGGGGCCGAGATCGTCGCCAGCAAGAGCGGCCTGCTGACCACCGTCGCCTGGCAGATCGGCGGCGAGGTCAGCTATGCCCTCGAGGGGAGCGCCTTCATTGCCGGCGCCGCGGTACAGTGGCTACGCGACGGCCTGGGGCTCTTTCAGAACTCCATGGACATCGAGGCGCTGGCCGCCTCGGTGCCCGACAGCGGCGGGCTGGTCTTCGTCCCGGCGCTGACCGGCCTGGGGGCGCCGCACTGGAAGAGCGAGGCGCGCGGCGCCATTCTCGGCATCACCCGCGGCACCACCGCCGCCCACCTGGCGCGGGCCACCCTCGAGGGGATCGCCCTGCAGATCGGCGACCTGGTGGCGGCAATGACCGTCGACCTGGCCAAGCCACCGGCCCTGCTCAAGGTCGACGGCGGTGCCGCCCGCAACAACCTGCTGATGCAACTGCAGGCCGACCTGATCGGGCTGCCGGTGGTCCGGCCGCAGACGGTGGAGACCACGGCGCTGGGTGCGGCAATGCTGGCCGGGCTGGCGGTGGGATTCTGGCGCACCCTCGACGAGATCAAGGCAAGCTGGCGGGAGGATCGGCGATTCCTGCAGCAGCGGCCACAGGCGTGGCGGCGGGAGCTGCTTGAGCGTTGGCGGCGGGCGGTGGAAAAAGCTTAA